From Flavobacterium lipolyticum, one genomic window encodes:
- a CDS encoding TolC family protein → MKMQYFALAMFCMVSGNLWAQTVTLSNALERSIQNFEKIKAKEAIVNASKENTTYQKSQYLPDFTVMAQQSYGTINAQNGPLYSYGGLGSAATSMPLQDQNWNAAFGSLYLANINWNLFTFGKIKTQVAIAKADENVAQKDLEQVKFQHQVKVGAAYLNLLAAQRIKFVQDKNLERAQVVETTTKSRAESGLIPEVDYSLAKAEVASAKSAVIKAYDMELDHSKSLAVMLGEGYQVYQLDSVFTTKTPVILSESATETGQHPILEWRKSDILKSEQQEKLQSALALPSLSAFGVLQGRGSGFDWNYVQDNTAFSKSYADGVGIDRSNYIVGINLSWNLTNIYRQSSKKREQKLVTQSLQNEYEYMNQELIAQQKLANDKLKNAFQNFEETKTQVIAATDAYHQHTALYDNGLTTIVDLTQSFYTLNRAEIDYEIAQNNIWQALWIKAAATGNLNILLNAIH, encoded by the coding sequence ATGAAAATGCAATATTTTGCGTTGGCTATGTTCTGTATGGTTTCCGGAAATCTCTGGGCACAGACAGTAACATTATCCAATGCTCTTGAACGCTCTATTCAAAATTTTGAAAAAATAAAAGCCAAAGAAGCCATCGTTAACGCTTCTAAAGAGAACACTACCTATCAAAAAAGCCAGTACTTACCTGACTTTACTGTAATGGCGCAACAAAGTTATGGCACTATCAATGCGCAAAACGGTCCTTTGTACAGTTATGGCGGACTGGGCAGTGCTGCGACCTCAATGCCCTTACAAGACCAAAACTGGAATGCCGCTTTTGGATCCTTGTATCTGGCTAACATCAACTGGAATCTTTTCACATTTGGCAAAATTAAAACACAGGTTGCCATTGCCAAAGCCGACGAAAATGTAGCCCAAAAAGATCTGGAACAGGTAAAGTTTCAGCATCAGGTAAAAGTAGGTGCTGCATATCTGAACTTACTTGCTGCTCAGCGCATTAAATTTGTGCAGGACAAAAATCTCGAACGTGCTCAAGTGGTGGAAACTACAACCAAAAGCCGTGCAGAGAGCGGTCTGATTCCGGAGGTTGATTATTCTTTGGCAAAAGCCGAAGTGGCTAGTGCTAAATCGGCTGTGATAAAGGCTTATGATATGGAACTGGATCATTCTAAATCACTTGCGGTAATGTTGGGCGAAGGGTATCAGGTGTATCAACTCGATAGCGTCTTTACTACTAAAACACCTGTTATTCTTTCAGAGTCTGCAACAGAAACAGGTCAACATCCTATACTGGAATGGAGAAAAAGTGATATTCTGAAAAGCGAACAGCAGGAAAAACTACAGTCTGCACTGGCTTTGCCAAGCCTATCTGCTTTTGGAGTCCTGCAGGGACGCGGTTCCGGTTTTGACTGGAATTATGTACAGGACAATACCGCTTTCTCGAAATCGTATGCCGATGGTGTTGGAATCGATCGCAGCAATTATATCGTTGGAATCAATTTAAGTTGGAATCTAACCAATATCTACCGTCAGTCTTCTAAAAAGCGGGAACAAAAATTGGTTACCCAATCGCTTCAAAACGAATATGAATATATGAATCAGGAATTGATTGCTCAGCAAAAATTGGCGAATGACAAACTAAAAAATGCCTTTCAGAATTTTGAAGAAACCAAAACACAAGTAATCGCTGCTACTGACGCTTATCACCAGCACACTGCTTTGTATGATAACGGCCTTACCACCATTGTTGATTTAACACAATCTTTCTACACTCTTAACCGCGCAGAGATTGATTATGAAATTGCCCAAAACAACATTTGGCAGGCCTTATGGATTAAAGCTGCTGCCACAGGCAATCTGAACATTTTACTCAACGCGATACACTAA